Proteins encoded together in one Streptomyces sp. TLI_171 window:
- a CDS encoding GNAT family N-acetyltransferase, whose amino-acid sequence MRYEPGREREVHAVHSAAFRGGWGHQERSFESWAARTVRAETFLPELARLAVVGEEVVGYLLPYADAPQTLYIGQVGTAASWRRRGVAGALLADLLGAAHRSGYTEAALETDADSSTGASGVYEKAGFVVNHRIAVHRKPL is encoded by the coding sequence GTGCGCTACGAGCCGGGGCGGGAGCGCGAGGTGCACGCCGTCCACAGCGCGGCGTTCCGCGGCGGGTGGGGCCATCAGGAGCGCAGCTTCGAGTCCTGGGCCGCGAGGACCGTGCGGGCGGAGACCTTCCTGCCCGAGCTGGCCCGGCTGGCGGTCGTCGGCGAGGAGGTCGTCGGCTACCTGCTGCCGTACGCCGACGCCCCGCAGACCCTCTACATCGGCCAGGTCGGCACCGCCGCGTCCTGGCGCCGACGGGGCGTGGCGGGTGCGCTGCTCGCCGACCTGCTCGGTGCGGCCCACCGCTCCGGGTACACCGAAGCCGCGTTGGAGACCGACGCGGACAGCAGCACCGGCGCATCCGGCGTCTACGAGAAGGCGGGCTTCGTCGTCAACCACCGCATCGCGGTCCACCGCAAGCCGCTCTGA
- a CDS encoding ferredoxin, whose product MTLYFDPLPHLGERDRHWLNVPGPFYGAETDNCLTGRQAATRRVLYDGERFGECVWRQPRDPAGTRQVLGALCEDPWGYGCDGDRHWTPGTVRARWHVRARVLEHLAAGQADRERLDAQYDQGTVAAVRAFEAYLADGLHHDLRIYLYWLQERRSPDRHSPLPAL is encoded by the coding sequence ATGACGCTCTACTTCGATCCGCTGCCGCACCTCGGCGAGCGCGACCGGCACTGGTTGAACGTGCCCGGGCCGTTCTACGGGGCGGAGACCGACAACTGCCTGACCGGGCGGCAGGCCGCAACCAGGCGCGTGCTCTACGACGGGGAGCGGTTCGGGGAGTGCGTCTGGCGTCAGCCGCGCGACCCGGCCGGGACCCGGCAGGTGCTCGGCGCGTTGTGCGAGGACCCGTGGGGCTACGGCTGCGACGGGGACCGGCACTGGACTCCCGGGACGGTTCGCGCCCGGTGGCACGTCCGGGCCCGGGTGCTGGAACACCTGGCCGCCGGGCAGGCCGACCGGGAGCGCCTCGACGCCCAGTACGACCAGGGCACCGTCGCGGCCGTCCGGGCCTTCGAGGCGTACCTCGCGGACGGGCTCCACCACGACCTGCGGATCTACCTGTACTGGTTGCAGGAGCGCCGCTCCCCGGACCGGCACAGCCCGCTTCCCGCGCTCTGA